A section of the Drosophila sechellia strain sech25 chromosome 3L, ASM438219v1, whole genome shotgun sequence genome encodes:
- the LOC6611037 gene encoding uncharacterized protein LOC6611037: protein MDQCGGNANPGNLFSSKITAFHDRDSLEPRPGNKYNLRRFSAHLEEHLVKEKRVTKFPLVGALVHKALRRREGAQVEKEQITGPEDNQKQQKNNNNDGREPNRMVLPFGLGPDGHHVDAIQSAPAPSAPPAHMMPPTYSRGQTNIYTGVPIIVNPYIDFIVVNGDDRYMIRCERKSVLERSVELAKLIHAGPNSGRKSDNHFQILNVDKNDFELIVRYMEKHFIPYRDHKHLLKILELSDRFNVPDLIIYCIRELDLRISSATALDIFKALWFYQGIALTNQHQTVITTQETGQQLARKKATKAKAAAKQLAAAKASQSTENGAEGDGAQQNLIPNPNPFTTEDYGVALLHNTLQLIDMHAELQLSMPEISDLRFEELETLVKRDTLQLRSEVTLFECLATWSLAECARKHIDATPENRRTVLGPLCLTPRYLQMTASEFRRCCERLELLPHTEISLITDALEGKKLKNLTDQQAELLEKFRQPRAEYARMPVHLSDRSSPKNYPKKMRLAHEGRPTEDGCWEKVGMNCLRIFVCIFD, encoded by the exons TTCTCCAGCAAAATCACTGCCTTTCACGACAGGGACAGCCTAGAGCCCCGTCCTGGTAACAAATACAACTTGCGACGCTTCAGCGCCCATCTGGAGGAGCATCTGGTCAAGGAAAAGCGTGTCACCAAATTCCCGCTGGTGGGCGCCCTGGTCCACAAGGCACTGCGGCGTCGGGAGGGGGCACAGGTCGAGAAGGAGCAGATCACAGGTCCGGAGGACaaccaaaaacaacaaaaaaacaacaacaacgacggGAGGGAGCCGAACAGAATGGTGCTACCGTTCGGACTTGGACCCGATGGCCATCACGTGGATGCCATTCAGAGTGCTCCGGCGCCCAGTGCGCCGCCCGCCCACATGATGCCACCAACATACTCCCGGGGTCAAACAAACATATACACAGGTGTTCCGATCATCGTGAATCCCTACATAGACTTCATCGTGGTCAATGGGGATGATCGATACATGATCAGATGCGAACGGAAGTCGGTGCTCGAGCGGAGCGTGGAGCTGGCCAAGCTCATCCATGCCGGTCCGAACAGCGGTCGCAAGAGCGACAACCATTTCCAGATACTCAACGTGGACAAGAACGACTTTGAGCTGATCGTTCGCTACATGGAGAAGCACTTCATTCCCTATCGCGATCACAAGCACCTGCTCAAGATACTCGAGCTATCCGATCGCTTCAACGTTCCAGATCTG ATAATCTACTGCATTCGCGAACTTGATCTCAGAATCTCGAGCGCCACGGCACTGGACATCTTCAAGGCGCTGTGGTTCTACCAGGGCATCGCACTGACCAACCAGCACCAGACGGTGATCACCACCCAGGAGACGGGCCAGCAGCTGGCCAGGAAGAAGGCGACCAAGGCGAAGGCGGCGGCCAAGCAGCTGGCGGCTGCCAAGGCCTCTCAGTCCACCGAAAACGGAGCGGAGGGCGATGGTGCCCAGCAGAACCTCATTCCGAACCCAAATCCCTTTACCACCGAAGATTACGGCGTGGCGCTGCTGCACAACACGCTCCAGCTGATTGATATGCATGCGGAGCTGCAGCTTTCGATGCCGGAGATCAGTGATCTCAGGTTCGAGGAGCTGGAGACGCTGGTCAAGAGGGACACCTTGCAGCTCAGGTCGGAGGTCACGCTGTTCGAGTGCCTGGCCACGTGGAGTCTGGCGGAGTGCGCCCGCAAGCATATCGATGCCACGCCAGAGAACCGTCGCACTGTCCTCGGTCCCCTATGCCTCACACCTCGTTACTTGCAAATGACCGCCAGCGAATTCCGGCGATGCTGCGAACGCCTGGAGCTACTGCCACACACTGAGATATCTCTTATCACCGACGCCCTCGAGG GCAAAAAGCTAAAGAACCTCACCGATCAGCAGGCGGAGCTGCTGGAGAAGTTCCGCCAGCCGCGTGCCGAATACGCCCGGATGCCCGTCCACCTGAGCGACCGGAGCAGTCCGAAGAACTATCCCAAGAAGATGCGGCTGGCCCACGAGGGTCGGCCCACGGAGGATGGATGCTGGGAGAAGGTGGGAATGAACTGTCTGCGCATCTTCGTCTGCATATTCGACTGA